Proteins encoded by one window of Lathyrus oleraceus cultivar Zhongwan6 chromosome 1, CAAS_Psat_ZW6_1.0, whole genome shotgun sequence:
- the LOC127080751 gene encoding O-fucosyltransferase 8: MRKQGSPRSGKNSEFKAATRVMLGTKDYKITSVDCRWHSKTLLIQGLKNGSPKFNTIRGFYVGKKNIRTIVLMFGLLACLFLLDSIFISFFEFENLQPRTASNNSSQLQVHVSFIRKKQSPIHMYDRLLNLASSALAEKEFKQESSNLWIDPYKQASLWKPCAQSKDQTKSVKSNGYILISANGGLNQQRVAICNAVAVASVLNATLVIPKFLYSNVWNDPSQFGHIYQEEYFIDILKDDIEIVKELPPDIKSMDVEAIGSQITDADLAKEATVGDYIETVLPLLLKNRVVHFLGYANRLGFDPMPSDIQRLRCKCNFHALKFVPKIQQVGSILIKRIRKYRASQSLLDTHLVGKFIRNKEGHEAAKGSTKYLALHLRFEVDMVAYSLCEFGGGENERNELQAYRERHFPLFLQRLKNSSSISPMDLRKKGRCPLTPEEAALVLAGLGFKQETYIYLAGSHIYGENSRMEAFNRLYPNIVTKENLLTDTELAPFKNFSSQLAALDFIACASADVFAMTDSGSQFSSLVSGFRTYYGSGHAPTLRPNKTRLAAIFTDNGTIGWSSFEFRVKKMILEGQNVAIRSYGRSIYRYPRCPECMCKHH, from the exons ATGAGAAAACAAGGGTCTCCCAGAAGTGGAAAAAATTCTGAGTTTAAGGCTGCTACAAGAGTAATGTTAGGAACAAAAGATTACAAGATAACGAGTGTCGATTGTCGTTGGCATTCCAAAACTTTGTTGATACAAGGACTGAAAAATGGTTCACCAAAATTCAATACTATCAGAGGCTTTTATGTTGGAAAAAAGAATATAAGAACTATAGTTCTCATGTTTGGATTGTTGGCTTGTCTTTTCCTTCTTGATTCTATTTTCATCTCGTTTTTCGAGTTCGAAAATCTTCAACCAAGAACAGCTTCAAATAATTCAAGTCAGCTTCAGGTGCATGTTTCTTTCATCCGCAAGAAACAGTCGCCTATACATATGTACGACCGCCTTCTAAACTTGGCTTCTAGTGCTCTCGCAGAG AAGGAGTTCAAGCAAGAGTCGTCTAATTTATGGATCGATCCATATAAACAAGCATCGTTATGGAAACCTTGTGCACAAAGCAAAGATCAAACCAAGTCTGTGAAAAGTAATGGCTACATTTTAATCAGTGCAAATGGTGGTCTTAATCAACAACGAGTTGCT ATTTGCAATGCCGTGGCTGTGGCGTCTGTCCTGAATGCAACTCTTGTTATTCCGAAATTTCTTTACAGTAATGTATGGAACGATCCGAG CCAATTTGGTCACATATACCAGGAGGAGTATTTCATAGATATCCTTAAGGATGATATCGAAATTGTGAAGGAACTTCCACCTGATATAAAATCCATGGATGTAGAAGCAATTGGAAGCCAG ATTACAGATGCGGATCTCGCAAAGGAGGCCACAGTTGGTGACTACATTGAAACTGTGCTTCCTCTTCTTTTGAAAAATAGAGTTGTTCACTTTCTTGGATATGCAAATCGACTAGGTTTTGATCCTATGCCTTCTGATATTCAG AGGTTAAGATGCAAATGCAATTTCCATGCTTTGAAATTTGTCCCAAAAATACAACAAGTTGGCTCTATATTGATCAAAAGGATTAGAAAATATAGAGCTTCACAAAGCTTGTTAGACACACACTTGGTGGGGAAGTTCATCCGCAACAAGGAAGGTCATGAAGCTGCAAAAGGCTCAACGAAATATCTTGCTTTGCACTTAAGATTTGAAGTAGACATGGTGGCATATTCCTTGTGTGAGTTTGGAGGAGGCGAAAATGAGAGAAACGAACTTCAAGCCTACAGAGAAAGACACTTCCCTCTCTTTCTCCAGCGCTTGAAGAATTCATC CTCTATTTCTCCGATGGATTTGAGAAAAAAGGGAAGATGTCCATTGACACCCGAAGAAGCAGCACTTGTTCTAGCAGGTCTTGGTTTCAAACAAGAAACTTACATTTACTTGGCCGGTTCTCATATCTACGGCGAAAACTCAAGAATGGAGGCCTTCAATCGACTCTATCCCAACATAGTCACGAAGGAAAACCTTCTCACAGACACTGAACTAGCACCTTTCAAGAATTTTTCATCTCAG CTGGCTGCTTTGGATTTTATCGCGTGTGCAAGTGCTGACGTATTTGCCATGACCGACTCTGGTAGCCAATTTTCATCATTGGTATCTGGATTCAGAACCTACTATGGCAGCGGTCACGCTCCTACTTTGCGGCCGAACAAGACAAGATTAGCTGCAATTTTTACTGATAATGGCACCATAGGATGGAGTAGTTTTGAATTCAGAGTAAAGAAGATGATTCTAGAAGGTCAGAATGTTGCCATAAGGAGTTACGGACGAAGCATATATCGATATCCTAGGTGTCCAGAATGCATGTGCAAACACCATTAG
- the LOC127080757 gene encoding nucleobase-ascorbate transporter 2 yields the protein MEPPKPEEISHPPMDQLHGLEYCIDSNPSWLESIVLGFQHYVLSLGTAVMIPSFLVPLMGGTDGDKVRVIQILLFVQGINTLLQTLFGTRLPTVMGGSYAFMVPIISIIHDSSLASIEDPHLRFVNTMRAVQGAMIVASSIQIILGFSQLWAICSRFFSPLGMVPVIALSGFGLFNRGFPVVGHCVEIGIPMLILFVVFSQYLKNFNARQLPIFERFALLISTTMIWAYAHLLTESGAYKHRPDLTQHNCRTDRANLISSAPWVKIPYPIEWGAPTFDIGHAFGMMAAVLVSLIESTGAYKAASRLASATPPPPHVLSRGVGWQGIGILLNGLFGTLTGPTVSVENIGLLGSTRVGSRRVVQISAGFMIFFSMLGKFGAFFASIPFPIFAAMYCVLFGLVASVGLSFLQFTNMNSTRNLFITGVALFLGFSIPEYFREFTSKALHGPTHTRARWFNDFLNTIFFSSSTVAFIVAVFLDNTLDYKNSSKDRGMPWWTKFRTFNGDTRNEEFYTLPFNLHRFFPPS from the exons ATGGAACCTCCAAAGCCAGAAGAAATAAGCCACCCACCAATGGACCAACTTCATGGCTTAGAGTACTGTATAGATTCAAACCCTTCTTGGT TGGAGTCAATAGTTCTGGGTTTCCAGCATTATGTTCTGTCTTTAGGAACTGCAGTGATGATTCCTTCATTTCTTGTGCCTTTGATGGGTGGAACTGAT GGTGATAAAGTAAGGGTGATACAGATTCTGCTCTTTGTACAAGGGATTAATACACTTTTGCAGACACTATTTGGAACCCGGTTACCAACAGTGATGGGAGGGTCTTATGCATTCATGGTCCCAATTATATCCATTATTCATGATTCCTCATTGGCTTCAATAGAAGACCCACATTTG AGATTTGTGAATACCATGAGAGCAGTTCAAGGTGCAATGATAGTAGCATCAAGCATACAAATTATTTTGGGCTTTAGTCAATTATGGGCCATTTGTTCCAG GTTTTTCAGTCCACTTGGAATGGTTCCAGTAATTGCATTATCTGGTTTCGGGTTATTCAACCGAGGGTTCCCTGTG GTTGGACATTGTGTTGAAATTGGAATTCCAATGTTAATTCTGTTTGTAGTCTTCTCTCAG TACTTGAAAAACTTTAATGCAAGACAACTACCAATATTCGAGAGATTCGCTTTGCTTATATCAACTACAATGATATGGGCCTATGCACATCTCTTAACAGAAAGTGGAGCCTACAAACACAGGCCGGACTTAACCCAACATAATTGTAGAACTGACAGAGCCAACCTCATTTCGTCTGCTCCATG GGTAAAGATTCCATACCCTATTGAGTGGGGTGCTCCTACATTTGATATCGGTCATGCTTTTGGCATGATGGCGGCTGTTTTAGTTTCCTTAATTGAG TCAACTGGAGCATACAAAGCTGCATCACGGCTAGCAAGTGCAACACCGCCTCCTCCTCATGTTCTGAGCCGCGGCGTTGGCTGGCAGGGAATCGGAATCTTGTTGAATGGACTATTTGGAACACTAACTGGTCCAACAGTTTCTGT AGAAAATATAGGGCTTCTAGGAAGCACTCGTGTTGGAAGTCGAAGGGTCGTTCAAATTTCAGCTGGATTTATGATATTCTTCTCAATGTTAG GAAAATTCGGTGCTTTTTTCGCATCAATACCCTTCCCGATTTTCGCTGCTATGTACTGTGTCCTGTTTGGTCTTGTTG CATCTGTGGGACTATCATTTTTGCAGTTTACTAACATGAACTCAACGAGGAACCTCTTTATTACCGGCGTTGCTCTTTTCTTGGGTTTTTCCATTCCTGAGTATTTCAGAGAATTCACTTCTAAGGCCCTTCATGGTCCTACTCACACAAGGGCTAGATGG TTCAATGATTTTCTCAACACAATCTTCTTCTCGTCCTCAACTGTCGCGTTTATCGTTGCCGTGTTCTTGGACAACACTCTTGATTACAAAAATAGCTCCAAAGATCGGGGGATGCCATGGTGGACCAAGTTTAGAACATTTAACGGAGATACCAGGAATGAAGAGTTCTACACCCTCCCTTTCAACCTCCACCGGTTTTTTCCTCCGTCTTAA